A window of Coturnix japonica isolate 7356 chromosome 2, Coturnix japonica 2.1, whole genome shotgun sequence contains these coding sequences:
- the LOC107309584 gene encoding UPF0500 protein C1orf216-like: MAEETFAVTRDEEETQKNCDEDPFHDAETAFPDCCAGLSEGNRSSEVPERLSILSSKAVAQAKALAGPSVVISGSQVQSKASALAKHHLMAVSASAGGLPCSTTICKTKPGGLASPCSEGVYCSHDQDSEASCVPGVPEGVGKTPRAVVALLVNNFGCCHVPADSAQPVESCIEGSPCSLGSAMWMKTTTVMETFENKKKEEKEKYRLQLAMYRRLLLLRSIRSLHKQLEQQQARLQECYGMVINTKKEVLKHIRSTLPSPSP; encoded by the coding sequence ATGGCTGAGGAAACATTTGCAGTAACAAGAGATGAAGAGGAGACCCAGAAAAACTGTGATGAAGACCCATTTCATGATGCTGAAACGGCATTCCCTGATTGCTGTGCTGGCCTTAGTGAAGGCAACAGAAGCTCAGAGGTGCCAGAAAGACTGTCTATCCTCTCTAGCAAGGCTGTGGCCCAAGCAAAAGCACTTGCTGGACCGTCAGTGGTGATCAGTGGCAGCCAGGTACAGAGCAAGGCCTCTGCCTTAGCCAAGCACCACCTGATGGCTGTCAGTGCATCAGCAGGAGGCTTGCCCTGCTCTACAACAATCTGTAAAACCAAGCCTGGAGGCCTTGCCTCACCATGCTCTGAAGGTGTCTACTGTAGCCACGACCAGGATTCAGAAGCATCATGTGTCCCTGGGGTGCCTGAGGGGGTTGGTAAGACACCCAGGGCAGTTGTGGCCCTATTGGTGAACAACTTTGGGTGCTGCCACGTGCCAGCTGATAGCGCGCAGCCTGTGGAGAGCTGCATTGAGGGCAGCCCTTGCAGTCTGGGCTCGGCCATGTGGATGAAGACCACAACAGTAATGGAGacctttgaaaataagaaaaaggaggaaaaggagaagtaCCGGCTCCAGCTAGCAATGTACCGAAGACTCCTGCTGTTGCGTTCGATCAGGAGCTTGCAcaagcagctggagcagcagcaagcCAGGTTACAGGAATGCTATGGCATGGTCATAAATACCAAGAAAGAAGTGTTAAAACACATTCGTTCAACCttgccttctccttctccataA